One part of the Mycobacterium marinum genome encodes these proteins:
- the yidD gene encoding membrane protein insertion efficiency factor YidD, with amino-acid sequence MVRTSGRLAARGLIYVIELYRHMVSPLRPASCRFIPTCSQYAVDALSEYGLIRGSWLTVARLAKCGPWHQGGWDPIPERQGCRADEAGCSPAVKQGESEFFV; translated from the coding sequence ATGGTCAGAACCAGCGGCCGGTTGGCAGCGCGCGGACTCATTTATGTGATCGAGCTTTATCGGCACATGGTCTCGCCGTTGCGGCCGGCCTCGTGTCGTTTTATCCCAACCTGCAGTCAGTACGCGGTGGATGCGCTTTCCGAGTACGGACTGATTCGGGGCAGTTGGCTGACGGTCGCCCGACTCGCAAAGTGTGGGCCGTGGCACCAAGGGGGTTGGGATCCGATACCGGAGCGCCAGGGTTGCCGGGCCGACGAGGCTGGGTGCAGTCCCGCGGTGAAGCAAGGGGAGAGTGAGTTTTTTGTTTGA
- the rnpA gene encoding ribonuclease P protein component: MLSARNRMRRSTEFDATVRQGVRTVQPDVIVHVRRAKECAADSSPRVGLIIAKSVGTAVERHRVARRLRHVARPMLMNLHPCDRVVIRALPSSRHVSSAWLEQQLRTGLRRAFESAGADR, from the coding sequence GTGCTGTCCGCACGCAACCGCATGAGGCGGTCGACTGAGTTTGACGCGACGGTCAGACAAGGGGTGCGCACCGTGCAGCCCGACGTCATCGTTCACGTCCGTCGGGCCAAGGAATGCGCTGCAGACAGCAGCCCCCGGGTTGGGCTGATCATCGCCAAGTCCGTGGGTACAGCAGTGGAACGTCACCGAGTTGCGCGTCGACTGCGACATGTCGCCCGTCCGATGCTGATGAACCTTCACCCGTGCGATCGAGTTGTGATTCGTGCGTTGCCGAGCAGCCGCCACGTGTCCTCGGCATGGCTGGAGCAGCAACTGCGTACCGGATTGCGACGGGCGTTCGAATCGGCGGGTGCCGACCGGTGA
- the rpmH gene encoding 50S ribosomal protein L34, which produces MAKGKRTFQPNNRRRARVHGFRLRMRTRAGRAIVTGRRRKGRRALTA; this is translated from the coding sequence GTGGCCAAGGGCAAGCGGACCTTCCAGCCGAACAACCGGCGTCGAGCCCGCGTTCACGGCTTCCGTCTGCGGATGCGGACCCGCGCTGGGCGGGCCATTGTTACTGGTCGGCGCCGTAAGGGCCGCCGTGCATTAACTGCCTGA